One window of Mucilaginibacter inviolabilis genomic DNA carries:
- a CDS encoding DUF2490 domain-containing protein — protein sequence MQLKHKLLVLLVVLFIAPARLLAQENQFSGWAAWFHSQRLSEHWGYSFDGQFRSHDDLSYLKHTLLRPSANYYFANNKVAALGYAYIATNGRTADGSKTFRPEHRIWQQYTYSHKLGKHIAVAHRFRLEQRFLGQTANNKNDDYFAQRFRYFVRGVIPFKNDSAVFAKGPFLALQNEVFFNVQNKNRVNKHFFDQNRAYVALGYRVSKMFDVEAGYLNQYINLAETYTLNHVAQLAFYTRF from the coding sequence ATGCAATTAAAGCACAAATTACTGGTTCTGCTTGTGGTATTGTTTATAGCTCCTGCAAGGCTATTGGCACAAGAGAATCAATTTTCGGGCTGGGCGGCCTGGTTTCACAGCCAGCGACTATCGGAGCACTGGGGCTATTCGTTCGACGGGCAGTTCCGTTCGCATGACGATCTGAGCTATTTGAAACATACCCTGCTGCGTCCATCAGCCAACTACTATTTTGCCAACAACAAGGTAGCAGCTCTGGGTTATGCCTACATCGCTACAAATGGCCGTACTGCCGATGGTAGCAAAACCTTCAGACCGGAGCACCGGATATGGCAGCAGTATACTTACTCTCATAAATTAGGTAAACACATTGCTGTAGCACACCGTTTCCGTTTGGAGCAACGCTTTTTAGGGCAGACTGCCAATAATAAAAATGACGATTACTTTGCCCAGCGTTTCCGGTATTTTGTAAGAGGAGTAATTCCGTTTAAGAACGATTCGGCTGTATTTGCCAAAGGTCCATTCCTGGCTTTGCAGAACGAGGTGTTTTTTAATGTTCAGAATAAAAACCGGGTGAACAAGCATTTCTTCGATCAAAACCGTGCTTACGTTGCATTAGGTTACCGTGTAAGCAAAATGTTTGATGTAGAAGCCGGTTACCTTAATCAATACATTAACCTGGCCGAAACCTATACGCTGAACCACGTAGCCCAGTTGGCTTTTTATACGAGGTTTTAA
- a CDS encoding glycosyltransferase family 39 protein encodes MQHNSLNNTQPPVKYNRPVIYFLLLWTALNVLQACTLEIHADEAYYWMYSRFLDWGYYDHPPMVALFIKAGYSLMHSEFGVRLFTVLSSTISLYLIWLMLKKYSINARAFILVMAGIFVFHIYGFTTTPDSPLLLFTALFFYVYQRYIEKDSWTLALILSVIIAGLLYSKYHGVLLVVFTLLSNIKLLKRGSFWGIVLLAVGLYVPHILWQVNHDYPSLKYHLSERSAETYNFSYSYLYPIGQLAMAGPLIGWFLFYKGFTVRIKDAFMRALMINSVGILLFFFFTSFKGEVQLHWTLIAYVPLSMLVLIGFAQSRVPAWFNKLAIANMALIVLLRLCIIIGFPPLVEVGAIKSFFGFRDWAKAVHAKAGDNYVIFSEGFQNPSKYNFYNNTVKGLNYDTRYYRRTQYDIWPIDDSIQHKRAYLVVEDPIPGTTTDTIKTSVGNWYTCWVNNVRTYQKIDFELPAYKITASPGEKVTLNLSFKNTYSFPVDFGNAPGQSPVYFEACFFGDDGFQNVQKADDSFYHITLQPGQNAHYNFAVTAPAKKGRYELILSLRTQPFEGGRNSGAINFTVK; translated from the coding sequence ATGCAGCATAACAGTTTAAATAATACACAGCCACCGGTAAAATATAACCGCCCTGTTATTTATTTTTTATTGTTATGGACAGCTTTAAATGTATTGCAGGCCTGTACGCTCGAGATACATGCCGACGAGGCCTACTATTGGATGTATTCGCGGTTTTTGGATTGGGGTTATTATGACCACCCACCAATGGTGGCCCTGTTTATCAAAGCCGGCTACAGTTTAATGCACAGCGAATTCGGCGTGCGCTTATTTACTGTACTCAGCAGTACCATATCATTATACCTGATATGGCTGATGTTAAAAAAATACAGTATCAATGCCCGGGCTTTTATTCTGGTGATGGCGGGGATATTTGTTTTCCATATTTATGGCTTTACTACCACGCCCGATTCGCCCCTGTTATTATTTACCGCCCTTTTCTTTTATGTTTACCAACGGTACATCGAAAAAGATAGCTGGACCCTTGCTTTAATACTGAGTGTGATTATTGCCGGCCTATTGTATAGTAAATATCATGGCGTATTACTGGTTGTTTTTACGCTGCTCTCCAATATCAAACTGCTCAAACGCGGGTCGTTTTGGGGTATTGTGCTACTGGCTGTGGGCTTATATGTACCACACATTTTATGGCAGGTAAACCATGATTATCCTTCTCTTAAATATCATCTTTCAGAGCGCTCTGCCGAAACCTATAACTTTTCATATTCATACCTGTACCCGATTGGGCAACTGGCCATGGCCGGACCGCTGATTGGCTGGTTCCTGTTTTACAAAGGATTTACGGTACGTATCAAAGACGCATTTATGCGCGCCTTAATGATAAATAGCGTTGGCATACTGCTTTTCTTTTTCTTTACCTCATTTAAAGGCGAGGTGCAGTTACACTGGACGCTTATTGCTTATGTACCCTTATCCATGCTGGTGCTGATTGGTTTTGCACAAAGCCGCGTGCCGGCCTGGTTTAACAAACTGGCCATCGCAAACATGGCTTTAATAGTTTTATTGCGACTGTGTATCATCATAGGATTTCCACCTTTGGTAGAGGTTGGCGCTATCAAGAGCTTTTTCGGTTTCAGGGATTGGGCAAAAGCGGTACACGCCAAGGCAGGTGATAATTATGTGATATTTAGCGAAGGTTTTCAAAATCCGTCGAAGTATAACTTTTATAACAATACCGTTAAGGGTCTTAATTACGATACACGTTATTATCGCCGTACCCAATATGACATATGGCCCATTGACGATAGTATACAACATAAACGGGCGTACCTGGTAGTAGAAGACCCTATACCGGGAACAACTACCGATACCATTAAAACATCGGTTGGTAACTGGTATACCTGTTGGGTAAATAATGTACGTACCTATCAGAAGATAGACTTTGAATTACCTGCGTACAAAATAACCGCATCGCCAGGTGAGAAGGTTACGCTGAACCTGTCATTTAAAAATACTTACAGCTTTCCTGTTGATTTTGGAAACGCTCCGGGGCAGTCGCCGGTTTATTTTGAGGCCTGCTTTTTTGGAGATGACGGCTTTCAGAACGTTCAAAAGGCCGACGACAGTTTTTATCATATTACTTTACAACCAGGGCAAAATGCCCATTATAATTTTGCCGTTACAGCGCCTGCCAAAAAAGGGCGGTACGAGTTGATTCTTTCTCTACGTACCCAACCATTTGAAGGGGGCAGAAACAGCGGTGCTATCAATTTTACAGTTAAATAA
- a CDS encoding DinB family protein, protein MQQSTEIIKLPRVYILNLINDLSTEQLNHIPKGFNNNLIWNLAHLISAQQGICYTRAGLPVVVEDKYYTPFQPNTKPERFIDAGEIAHIKELFLSSIDRLELDMKANIFTNYPAWLSRYGTTIASFADAFAFLPFHEGLHCGYIMALKRAVLNELV, encoded by the coding sequence ATGCAGCAATCAACAGAAATCATCAAACTACCAAGGGTTTATATCCTTAATTTAATAAATGATCTTAGTACTGAACAACTTAACCACATACCAAAAGGCTTTAACAATAACCTCATCTGGAACCTGGCTCACCTGATATCCGCGCAGCAGGGCATATGTTATACCCGTGCCGGTTTACCTGTTGTGGTAGAAGATAAGTACTATACCCCTTTCCAACCGAATACCAAACCTGAGCGCTTTATCGATGCCGGGGAGATAGCCCACATCAAAGAACTTTTCCTGAGCAGTATTGACCGTCTGGAGCTCGATATGAAAGCAAATATCTTTACCAATTACCCTGCCTGGCTGAGCCGGTATGGTACCACCATTGCTTCTTTTGCTGATGCTTTTGCATTTTTACCTTTTCATGAAGGCTTACACTGCGGCTATATTATGGCCTTGAAAAGAGCAGTGTTGAATGAGTTGGTTTAA
- the atpG gene encoding ATP synthase F1 subunit gamma — translation MANLKEVRNRITSVSSTQQITKAMKMVSAAKLKRATNAIVQLRPYANKLKELLANLSASLEDGSSPYLQEREPVRVLVVVVTSNRGLAGAFNTNAIKTANNLIADKYSKQLQAGNVSIVAIGKKSQEYYERRKYNVIGNNNDLYNELNFENTSKITESIMEGFVNGKYDRVELVYNHFRNAAVQYLIAEQLLPVPKADKKEKEEVKTANVDYILEPSQEEIVEQLIPKNIKIQLYRAVLDSNASEHGARMTAMDKATENAGELLKALKLSYNQARQAAITTELTEIVSGAAALSGQ, via the coding sequence ATGGCTAATTTAAAAGAAGTAAGAAACAGGATAACATCTGTATCATCAACGCAGCAGATCACCAAGGCCATGAAAATGGTTTCGGCGGCTAAGTTGAAGCGTGCTACAAATGCTATTGTACAATTGCGCCCTTATGCTAACAAGCTAAAGGAACTGCTGGCTAACTTATCTGCAAGTTTAGAGGATGGCTCATCACCCTATTTGCAAGAGCGTGAGCCTGTGCGTGTATTGGTGGTTGTAGTAACCTCAAACCGTGGTTTGGCTGGTGCTTTTAATACCAACGCAATTAAAACAGCTAACAACCTTATTGCCGATAAATACAGCAAGCAATTGCAGGCCGGTAATGTTTCGATAGTAGCAATCGGTAAAAAAAGCCAGGAGTATTATGAGCGACGGAAGTACAATGTAATTGGTAATAATAACGATCTGTACAATGAGCTTAACTTTGAAAATACTTCCAAAATTACCGAAAGCATTATGGAAGGTTTTGTTAACGGGAAATACGATCGTGTTGAGCTGGTATATAACCATTTCCGTAACGCGGCTGTACAGTATTTAATTGCCGAGCAATTATTGCCGGTGCCAAAAGCCGATAAGAAGGAAAAGGAAGAAGTAAAAACAGCCAATGTTGATTACATCCTGGAGCCTTCGCAGGAAGAAATTGTAGAGCAGCTGATACCTAAAAATATTAAAATACAGTTATACCGTGCCGTACTGGATTCCAATGCTTCTGAGCATGGTGCCCGTATGACAGCCATGGATAAGGCTACCGAAAACGCAGGCGAGTTGTTAAAAGCCCTGAAGCTTTCATACAACCAGGCCCGCCAGGCAGCCATCACCACCGAGCTTACCGAAATTGTGAGTGGTGCCGCGGCATTATCCGGACAATAA
- the atpA gene encoding F0F1 ATP synthase subunit alpha, with translation MVEVRPDEVSAILRQQLAGFKSESELEEVGTVLQVGDGIARVYGLTKVQSGELVEFGTGLQGIVLNLEEDNVGVVLLGKSDDIKEGDTVKRTNRIASINVGEGMLGRVVDTLGTPIDGKGPITGQTYEMPLERKAPGVIYRQPVTEPLQTGIKAIDAMIPIGRGQRELVIGDRQTGKTAVCIDTIINQKEFYDAGQPVICIYVACGQKASTVANIVRTLEENGAMPYSIIVAANASDSATMQFFAPFAGAAIGEYFRDTGRPALIIYDDLSKQAVAYREVSLLLRRPPGREAYPGDVFYLHSRLLERAAKINSNDSIAQAMNDLPESIRGIVKGGGSLTALPIIETQAGDVSAYIPTNVISITDGQIFLESNLFNAGVRPAINVGISVSRVGGNAQIKSMKKVAGTLKLDQAQYRELEAFSKFGSDLDASTKTVLDKGVRNVEVLKQGQFSPVSVEKQVAIIYLGTKNLMRSVPVKDIRKFEAEFTSQLEARHPEVLAALKAGKFDDQITGVLETVAKELASNY, from the coding sequence ATGGTAGAGGTAAGACCAGACGAAGTATCGGCAATTTTGCGTCAGCAATTGGCAGGCTTCAAGTCAGAATCTGAATTAGAAGAAGTGGGTACTGTACTCCAGGTGGGTGACGGTATTGCACGCGTTTATGGATTGACAAAAGTACAATCAGGAGAGCTTGTAGAATTTGGCACAGGATTGCAAGGTATCGTGCTTAACCTTGAAGAAGATAACGTGGGTGTGGTATTGTTAGGTAAATCTGACGATATTAAGGAAGGTGATACCGTAAAACGTACCAACCGTATCGCGTCTATCAACGTAGGTGAAGGTATGTTAGGTCGTGTTGTGGATACCCTGGGTACCCCAATTGACGGTAAAGGTCCTATCACTGGTCAAACTTATGAGATGCCTTTAGAGCGTAAAGCACCTGGTGTAATCTATCGTCAGCCGGTAACTGAGCCTCTGCAAACTGGTATCAAAGCTATCGACGCGATGATCCCTATCGGCCGCGGACAACGTGAGCTGGTAATTGGTGACCGTCAAACCGGTAAAACTGCCGTTTGTATTGATACCATCATCAACCAAAAAGAATTTTATGATGCCGGTCAACCGGTTATCTGTATATATGTAGCTTGTGGTCAAAAAGCAAGTACAGTAGCCAACATTGTACGTACACTGGAAGAAAACGGCGCTATGCCTTACTCTATCATTGTAGCTGCAAACGCTTCAGATTCTGCAACCATGCAGTTCTTTGCTCCGTTTGCGGGTGCCGCTATCGGCGAGTACTTCCGTGATACCGGAAGACCAGCTTTGATCATCTATGATGATTTGTCAAAACAAGCTGTTGCTTACCGTGAGGTATCATTGTTATTACGTCGTCCACCGGGCCGTGAGGCTTATCCAGGTGACGTGTTTTACCTGCACAGCCGTTTATTAGAGCGTGCCGCTAAGATCAACTCTAACGATTCTATCGCCCAGGCGATGAACGATTTGCCAGAGTCAATCAGAGGTATCGTAAAAGGTGGTGGTTCATTAACCGCTTTGCCTATCATTGAAACACAAGCTGGTGACGTATCTGCTTATATCCCAACCAACGTAATTTCTATTACCGATGGTCAGATATTCCTGGAGTCAAACCTGTTTAACGCGGGTGTTCGTCCGGCCATTAACGTAGGTATCTCGGTATCACGTGTGGGTGGTAATGCGCAGATCAAATCCATGAAAAAAGTAGCCGGTACCTTGAAATTGGATCAGGCTCAATACCGCGAATTGGAAGCATTCTCTAAATTCGGTTCAGATCTTGATGCTTCAACCAAAACAGTATTGGACAAAGGTGTTCGTAACGTTGAGGTATTGAAACAAGGTCAATTCTCTCCGGTATCTGTTGAAAAACAAGTGGCTATCATCTACTTAGGTACTAAAAACCTGATGCGTAGCGTACCTGTAAAAGATATCAGGAAGTTTGAAGCTGAGTTTACCAGCCAGTTAGAGGCTCGTCATCCAGAAGTTTTAGCTGCCCTTAAAGCAGGTAAATTTGACGACCAGATCACCGGCGTATTAGAAACTGTAGCCAAAGAACTGGCAAGTAACTATTAA
- the atpH gene encoding ATP synthase F1 subunit delta, whose amino-acid sequence MSELTVGARYAKSLIDLAQEQNIVDAIKADMDLFLNTLKASPELKAVLSNPIIAHIKKIKILDDVFEGKVNKATIAFFKLMVNKGRGEVLYTTALEYINLYNIKKHITKAKVASATELSAANKQTLVAELQKAIGGTVELEAKVDPTLIGGFVLTVGDRQVDTSIAASLKKLKKEFAEQAA is encoded by the coding sequence ATGTCAGAATTAACAGTAGGAGCCAGGTACGCTAAATCATTGATTGACCTTGCACAGGAACAAAACATTGTTGATGCGATCAAGGCCGACATGGATCTGTTTTTGAATACCCTTAAGGCAAGCCCTGAACTTAAAGCTGTTTTAAGTAACCCCATCATCGCCCACATCAAAAAAATCAAGATATTGGATGATGTGTTTGAGGGCAAGGTTAACAAGGCTACTATCGCGTTTTTTAAACTGATGGTAAACAAAGGCCGTGGTGAGGTTTTATATACTACAGCATTGGAGTACATTAACCTGTATAATATCAAAAAACATATCACTAAAGCAAAGGTTGCTTCGGCTACAGAGCTTTCTGCAGCTAACAAACAAACACTGGTTGCCGAATTGCAAAAAGCAATTGGCGGTACCGTGGAGCTGGAAGCCAAGGTTGACCCAACATTAATTGGTGGCTTTGTATTAACGGTAGGCGACAGGCAGGTGGATACCAGCATTGCAGCCAGCCTGAAAAAATTAAAGAAAGAATTTGCCGAACAGGCAGCTTAA
- a CDS encoding F0F1 ATP synthase subunit B, whose translation MELVTPNLGLVVWTTISFVILLFLLGKFAWKPILGALNDRERFIEDSLSKAEAAKDEMARLTNENESLLKQARAERDHILSDARKVKEQMIADAKELAHKEGARMIELARVEINNQKSIAMADVKNQVATLSLQIAEKVLRKQFEDHQKQDELVSQLLKEVKL comes from the coding sequence ATGGAATTAGTTACCCCCAATCTTGGTTTGGTTGTCTGGACAACGATATCTTTCGTAATCCTGCTGTTTTTACTGGGCAAATTTGCCTGGAAACCTATCTTAGGTGCTCTTAATGATCGTGAACGCTTTATTGAAGATTCACTGTCAAAAGCCGAAGCTGCTAAAGATGAAATGGCCCGTTTAACCAACGAGAATGAGTCGTTACTGAAACAAGCCCGTGCCGAGCGTGATCATATATTATCTGACGCCCGCAAAGTGAAAGAGCAAATGATTGCCGATGCCAAAGAGCTTGCCCACAAAGAAGGTGCACGCATGATTGAACTGGCTCGTGTAGAAATCAACAACCAGAAATCAATTGCTATGGCTGATGTTAAAAATCAGGTAGCTACCTTGTCGTTACAGATTGCCGAAAAGGTATTGCGCAAGCAATTTGAAGATCACCAGAAACAAGACGAACTGGTGAGCCAACTATTAAAAGAAGTGAAATTGTAA
- the atpE gene encoding ATP synthase F0 subunit C, with protein sequence MVVAQATAGLHGTVGAIGAGLAVIGAGIGIGQIGGKAVEGIARQPEAASKIQTNMIIAAALVEGVALFAVVVALL encoded by the coding sequence ATGGTTGTAGCTCAAGCGACCGCAGGATTACACGGAACCGTTGGTGCAATTGGTGCTGGCTTAGCTGTTATTGGCGCAGGTATCGGTATTGGTCAAATCGGTGGTAAAGCCGTTGAAGGTATCGCTCGTCAACCAGAAGCTGCCTCAAAAATTCAAACTAACATGATCATCGCTGCAGCCCTTGTTGAAGGTGTTGCTTTGTTTGCTGTGGTAGTTGCTTTACTCTAA
- the atpB gene encoding F0F1 ATP synthase subunit A produces MNNSSILNSKIFKPLLISALFLLFCVKPTLSFSQEKAAEASEKPFDPKEVVFEHIGDSHSWHVLGETAIPLPVILYTDKGLEIFSSEKLGLHHEEGHEAPVYKGEHYNYKLEGNKILAVTENGEVNKDAKIYDFSITRNVASMWMGMIILLLVFFSITSAYKKRAGKAPKGLQALLEPVILFVRDDVAIPNIGVKYVRYMPLLLTIFFFILINNLLGLVPFFPGGYNLTGNIAVTMVLSVIVLLVVNFSGNKYYWKHIFAPGIPLWLYPIMVPVEIIGILSKPFALMIRLFANITAGHIIVLSLISLIFIFKTAWMSTVSVPFVVFMDCIELLVAFLQAFIFTMLTSLFIGMAVEEHHH; encoded by the coding sequence ATGAATAATAGCTCGATTTTGAACTCAAAAATATTTAAACCATTACTGATTTCCGCGCTTTTTTTGCTTTTCTGTGTTAAGCCAACATTATCTTTTTCACAAGAAAAAGCTGCTGAAGCAAGCGAAAAACCATTTGATCCGAAAGAGGTAGTATTTGAACACATCGGTGATTCACACTCCTGGCATGTTCTTGGCGAAACGGCCATTCCATTGCCGGTTATCCTGTACACAGATAAAGGATTGGAGATATTTTCATCAGAAAAACTAGGTCTTCATCATGAAGAAGGTCATGAAGCTCCGGTTTACAAAGGCGAGCATTATAATTACAAGCTTGAAGGAAATAAAATATTAGCAGTTACCGAGAATGGTGAGGTTAATAAAGACGCCAAAATATATGATTTTTCTATAACCCGTAACGTAGCCAGTATGTGGATGGGTATGATCATTTTACTATTGGTGTTTTTTAGTATTACTTCGGCTTATAAAAAACGTGCCGGCAAAGCACCAAAAGGTTTGCAGGCATTGTTGGAGCCGGTTATCCTTTTTGTAAGAGATGATGTAGCTATTCCTAATATTGGTGTTAAGTATGTTAGATACATGCCTTTGTTGCTAACCATCTTCTTCTTTATATTAATCAATAACTTATTGGGTTTGGTTCCTTTCTTTCCAGGAGGCTATAACCTGACCGGTAATATTGCGGTAACTATGGTGTTATCGGTAATAGTGCTTTTAGTTGTTAATTTTAGCGGTAATAAATATTACTGGAAACACATTTTTGCACCTGGTATCCCATTGTGGTTGTACCCTATCATGGTTCCGGTTGAGATCATCGGTATTCTGTCAAAGCCATTTGCGTTAATGATTCGTTTGTTTGCGAACATTACTGCCGGTCACATTATTGTATTAAGCTTAATATCTTTGATATTTATCTTTAAAACTGCATGGATGTCAACAGTTTCTGTTCCATTTGTAGTATTTATGGATTGTATTGAATTGCTTGTGGCGTTTTTGCAGGCGTTTATTTTTACGATGCTTACTTCCCTGTTTATCGGGATGGCTGTTGAAGAGCATCACCATTAA
- a CDS encoding AtpZ/AtpI family protein — translation MAKKEQQGDSDNVGEANTYAKFSGVAFQMIAVIGVFAFAGYKIDEVMAHRVKWVTAVLSLIGVFIALYIVIRSVKS, via the coding sequence ATGGCTAAAAAAGAACAGCAGGGCGACTCTGATAATGTTGGTGAGGCAAACACTTACGCCAAATTCAGCGGTGTGGCTTTCCAGATGATAGCGGTTATTGGCGTATTTGCTTTTGCAGGCTATAAAATTGACGAAGTTATGGCTCACCGGGTAAAATGGGTAACAGCGGTGTTATCGCTTATCGGGGTGTTTATTGCGTTATATATTGTTATCAGATCTGTAAAAAGTTGA